TAATCTAATTAGGAGGAGGAATTCAATGTTTTTTCAGCATCAATAATATGAATATCAACCCCTTTTATATATTTTAATAATTGCTGAACAGGCGATCCTTTCCAAAACAATTCCCAGCGAGATTTGCGCGTATGTCCGAGAACAACTTGAGTGATATGATATTGTTGAGCAACTTGAGCGATCGCTTCAGAAACATTATAACTTTTCACCCTAAGAAACTCTCCTCCAAACGCATTAATTAAATTTTGACAAGTTTCTAATAGTAAACTTTCTTCTTTTGTTAAAAAACGTTCTGGATTTTCCACATATAACCCATATAAACGAGCTTTCATCGCATTCGCTAAACGTAATCCTCGCCGCAAAAGTTGGGGGGAATTTTGATAAGTAGAAATACAAACTAAAACTCGCTCATGAACATTACAAAATAAAGCTTTTTCAGTGGTTTCTGCTGCTGCTTCAATATTATCAGCAACTTCGCGTAAAGCCAACTCTCGCAACGCCACTAAATGACGACGTTGAAAGAAATTTTGTAACGCTTGTTCTATTTTTTCAGGTGCATATATTTTCCCCTCTCTTAACCGTTCTTGTAACGTTTCTGGGGTAACATCAATCACCACAACTTGTGTTGCTTCATCCAAAAGACGATCAGGAATTCGTTCTCGAACCACAACCCCCGTAATTTTTGCAACTAAATCATTTAAACTTTCTAAGTGCTGAATATTCACCGTTGAATAGACATCAATTCCATGATTGAGAATAATTTCTACATCTTGATAACGCTTTTCTCGGATAGAACCCGGAACATTAGTATGAGCTAATTCATCCACTAAAACTAATTGAGGTTGACGAGATAAAATCGCATCTGTATCCATTTCCCATAAGGTTATTTCTTGATGAAAAACCGTTTTTTTAGGAATAAGTTCTAAACCCATCGCTTTTTCTGCGGTTTCTTCTCGTCCATGGGTTTCTAGTAACCCAATTACAACATCAATTCCTTCTGCTTTTAATTGGTGTCCTTCTTCTAACATTCGATAGGTTTTACCGACCCCAGGAGACATCCCAATAAAAATTTTATGTTTTCCTCGATTTCGAGAGGATGTTTGATAATCAGATTCAGGGGAATTTTTTTGAGTCTCAATTTCGCTGCTATTAATCATAGTGAATTGGATAGGTTATCTAAATCTAAATTAACTTTCAGAACATTAACCCCCGGTTCTCCAAAAATTCCTAAAAATCGATGTTCAGTATTTTTATTAACAAGAATTTCCACTTGATTAGGATTCAAAGAACGCGCATTAGCGACTCGTTGAATTTGGGCTTTTGCGGCTTGAATACTAATATGAGGATCTAACCCTGAACCCGATGAATAAACTAAATCCGCCGTTGGAATAATATTATTAGATTGGAGTTGATCAATTCGTTCTGTTACTTTTTTTAACAAATCTGGATTACTGGGTGCTAAATTACTTCCTCCTGAAATTCCGGTTGCTAAACCATCTTTAACTGGACTATAATCAACGCTACTGGGACGGGATAGAAAATAACGATTGGAGGTAAAATTTTGACCGATTAAAGTCGAACCAATAATCTCTCCTTGAGGATTTTTGATCAAACTTCCATTCGCTTGAAAGGGGAAAATTGATTGACCGATTATTAGAATCAAAACCGGGTATAAAATAGCCGTTAAAACCCATAAAACTAGGGTAGTGCGGATGGCGGTTAACAAATCTCTAAACATAGTATATTTTGAAATTGAAAGTACATTTTTTGAGAACTTAACTGGTTTTTAAAACCGTTCAGGCTGTAAAATTACAGCCAATAAATAGAGAGCAATGGCTATCGTGACTAAAATTAAAACTCCAATAGCCCAAGCTGCTTTGCGAGTTATTTCTTCTCCCGTTGCTGCATAAATTACGGGAGCAAAGATTAAATTAGAGGATAACAAAAAAAACAAAGCAAGGGGGAAAAGGTTGCGTTTACCTTGAGTTTGAATTAAGGAAATTATTCCTTTGAATTCACGCGGTAATCTTGAATTAAAACCATCTAATGTTTTCATTTTTTACTCCTATTTTTTTTAGCTTGGTTTCTTTTTATGTTAAACCAATAATAGCGATGATGCTATCAATCATTTTAATTCCAATAAAGGGCGCAATGATTCCTCCTAATCCATAAATTAAAATGTTTTCTCGAAGTAATAGATTAGCACTAACTGGGCGAAATTTAACTCCTTTTAAGGCTAAAGGAATTAAAGCGGGGATAATCAAAGCATTATAAATTAGGGCGGATAAAATAGCCGATTGACTACTGGCTAATCCCATAATATTTAAACTTCCAATACCCACCGATGAAAACATTGCTGGAATAATCGCAAAATACTTAGCAATATCATTCGCAATAGAAAAGGTTGTTAACGCTCCGCGAGTAATCAATAATTGCTTACCAATGGTGACTAAATCAATCAACTTTGTAGGATCAGAATCTAAGTCAACCATATTCGCTGCTTCCTTTGCAGCTTGGGTTCCAGAATTCATTGCTAATCCGACATTTGCTTGAGCTAAAGCCGGAGCATCATTCGTACCATCCCCAGTCATTGCTACTAATTTACCCTGGGATTGTTCCTTTTGAATCACAGCAATTTTATCCTCTGGAGTGGCTTCTGCAATAAAGTCATCTACCCCCGCTTCTTGAGCAATAACTTCAGCCGTAATCCGATTATCTCCCGTTAACATTACGGTTCTTACTCCCATCCGTCGCAGTTGATCAAACCGATCTCTAATCCCCGGTTTAATAATATCTTTCAGGTAAATAATTCCATACAATTCATTGTCTTTGCAAACAGCTAAAGGTGTACCACCCAAACGAGAAATACGCTGATAAGCGATATCTAAATCATCCGTTAGTTGACCTCCACGAGAACGAACAAACCCTTTAATGGCATCAACTGCTCCTTTTCTAACTTCGCTTTTATCGGGTAAGTTTGTACCACTCATGCGAGTTCTAGCAGAGAACTCAATTCCTTCGGCTAATTCTCGATTAAAATTAACCGTCGCTCCCATTTTTTCCGCAAGTCTAACAATCGATTTTCCTTCCGGTGTTTCATCAAAAATACTAGCCATGAGTGCTATTTCAGCAACAGTTTTTGGACTATGACCATTCACCGGAATAAATTCTTCAGCTAGTCGATTTCCTAACGTAATCGTTCCGGTTTTATCTAAGACTAAAGTATTGATATCCCCACAAGCTTCTACAGCCCGCCCCGATGTCGCAACAACATTAAATTGAGCCACCCGATCCATTCCAGCAATGCCAATTGCACTTAATAAACCGCCAATTGTTGTCGGAATTAACGCCACTAATAGGGCAATTAAAATTACAATACTAACGGGAGTTTGAACATAATTGGCAATGGGTGAAATTGTAGCGACTACAATTAAAAAAACTTCAGTTAATACCGCTAATAACACCGTTAAGGCAATTTCATTCGGGGTTTTTGTCCGTTCTGCTCCTTCAACTAAAGCAATCATTCGGTCTAAAAATCCTTTCCCTGGTTCCGATGTCACCCGCAAGATTAATTCATCAGAAATAATCCGAGTTCCCCCCGTTACAGAACTAGCAATATCGCTTCCAGGTTCTTTTAAAACCGGGGCAGATTCACCAGTAATTGCTGATTCATCGACGGAAGCAACTCCCGCAATTACGACCGCATCCACTGGAATCATATCTCCAGCAATAACTTTAATTTGATCTCCTTTTTTTAACGATGTGGAACTAATTTCTTCAACAGAACCATCGGGTAATAATTTTCGGGCGGTGGTTTCTGCTTTGGTCGAACGTAAGGAATCTGCTTGGGCTTTTCCTCGTCCTTCTGCAACTGCTTCAGCGAAATTTGCAAACAAAAGGGTTAACAATAAAATCACGGTGATTAGGAAATTAAAGAAGCGATTATTTTCTCCTTGAATGGTTCCAAATAAGTTAGGATCAAGAACTAATAAGGCTGTGATTATTGTTCCTAACCAAACGACAAACATCACTGGATTTTTAATCATGTATCGTGGATCAAGTTTGCTAAAAGCATCCCTAAACGCTCGTTGATACAGTCCTTTAGTATTGACTTTTTTTTGCTTTTTTTGTTGTCGTTTATTTAAGCGAGTTTGCATCATAAAATTGCAGGGGTATTTGATGAAAAATAGTGAGATTATTTGAAACTAGCAATTTGAAAGGCTTCCGCCACTGGCCCTAATGCTAAAACAGGTAAGAATGTTAAGGCTCCTAAAATCAAAATCACTCCCGTTGTCACACTGGTAAATAGGAGAGAATTGGTTTTTAATGTGCCAGGAGTTTCGGGAACAGGTTGTTTATTTAACAGACTTTCTGCTAATAGCAATAAAGCCACAATTGGAATATAACGTCCCGCTAAAAGCACAACACTGGTGCTAAGATTCCACCAGATAGTATTATCCCCTAATCCTTCAAATCCTGAGCCATTATTGGCAGCGGCAGAAGCATATTCATAAATCACTTGGGAAATGCCATGAAATCCGGGGTTTGAAATCCCTGAAAGTTGAGGATAAGCGAGGGTAATAGCACCAGGAATTAAAATGACAATGGGATGAACCAGTAAAATTACACTGGCGAGAATAATTTCTCGTTTTTCAATTTTTCGCCCTAAAAATTCTGGGGTTCTACCGACCATTAATCCGGTTAAGAATACCGTTAAAATCAGGAAAATGAATAAGTAAACTGTTCCCGTTCCTTGTCCTCCCCAAACAATTTGTAAGAACAGGTTAAATAAGGTAGAAAAACCCCCATTTGGCATGAATGAATCGTGCATCCCATTAACAGCACCGCACATTGTTCCGGTTGTGGTAACAGCCCACAATGCGGTTTCTGCCCAACCAAACCGAATTTCTTTTCCTTCTAAATTCGGAGCTTGTTGACCGAGAAAATTATTAACAATTGGGTTTCCTTGAAATTCCCCCAGAGCGGTAATAATGATGAAGCTTGAATAGATTAAAAATACCATTCCAAACAGTAACCAGGCTTGTTTTTTATCCTGGGTAAAAATTCCAAAGGTATAAATCAAAGAAGCGGGAATACTAACCATTACTAAGGTTTCAATTAAGTTAGAAAACCCATTAGGATTTTCATAGGGATGGGCTGAATTTACTCCAAAGAAACCGCCTCCATTTTCTCCGAGTTCTTTAATGATTTCAAAATGAGCAACTGGCCCCCGTGCGATCGCTTGTGTTCCTCCATCTAAGGGGGTAACAATTTGTGATCCGGCTAAGGTTTCAGGTACACCTAACGCTAATAAAATGATTGCTCCAATTAAGGAAATAGGTAATAAAATTCGAGTAATAGAACGGATCAAATCAATATAAAAATTCCCTAATGATCTGCCTGTTATTCCTCGAATAAAAGCGATAGAAACGGCTAAACCTGTTGCAGCCGAAGTAAACATTAAAAACCCTAATGCGAGCATCTGGGTGGCATGGCTGAAGGTATTTTCCCCGGAATAATGTTGTTGATTAGTGTTGGTTAAAAATGAAATTGTTGTATGTAGGGTTAAATCCCAACTTGGGGCATTTAATTGCATGGGATTTAAGGGCAAAATTCCTTGTAAACTGATAATAAGATAGACAAAAACTCCCATGACTAAGTTGATCAAAAGCATGGCGCGAGCATATTGCCAACCTGTCATATCCCGTTGTAAACGAACTCCACTGAAGTTATAAATTAGGCGTTCTAAGGGATTGAGTATGGGGTCAAGAAGGGTCTTTTCCCCTAAGAAAACATTGGCAATATAGGTTCCGAAAATAGGAACAATCGCCACTAATAGTCCTAATGTTAGGGCAATTTGAAAAAATCCATGCCACATAAATATGATAGAGATTAACATCTGAATTTAATCCTATTATTTTACTTTTTCCCGAAAAAACAATCTAACAAAAAGTAGAATTTTGATCAGAAAATGATATAAACCAAAAATATAAGAGATATGTAGTTACTTCTATCTGAGATTATAAACCTCTTGATATAGATGAGTATAACTAGAGATATATACCAATCATAAAAAATGTAGGGGTTTGGTCTTCAAACCCAGGCATAAAGAGGGTTGGGAGACCCAACCCCTACATAATTTGTTCACAAATCATTTAGGATTGCTATAGGTCACTTTCAACGGTGATTTTAAGCTAAATTAAAAACACAATCTATTGAGCAATCAGTTATGATGTTAAAAAATACTTTAAAAATTCATTGGTTAATTTTGGGATTCTTTGTGGTGGTAATTTTATTAGAATATACGACTCCAGCAGACTATGTTTTTGGTTATCTTTATACGGTTCCGATTTTACTCGCTCACCCCCGTTTAAATCGGATGATTACGCTACAAGTAACTGTAGCTGCTTGTTTATTGACGTTATTTAATTTGGTTTTTCCTCTTCCTAAAATCATCAATTCAGCAACAGTTGCTAATCGAATGATTGCTGTTTTTGCCTTAATTGTTACGGGTTGGTTAAGCGATCGCACTCGTCGCTATGAAGAAGCGATTTCTCAACAACAAGCTCAACTCCAAGCGCACAGCAAACTAGCCAGTGTTAGAGAAGATTTTGCATCGACTCTAACCCATGATTTAAAAACACCCCTTTTAGGAGCAATTGAAACACTAAAATCTTTTAAAAATAGACAGTTTGGTGAAATTAATTCAACTCAAGAAAAAATTCTCGATATGATGTTGCGTTCTCACCAAAATAGCTTACAATTAGTTCAAACTTTATTGGATGTTTATCGCAATGATACGGAGGGATTAAAACTAAATTTAGAACCGATTAATTTAGTTAATATTGCAGAGGAAGCGATCGCAACTTTAACGGATTTAGCCACAACCCGACGAATTTATTTAAGTTTAAGTTATCGGAACTCGAATTTTCGTAGATTTCTATGGGTAAAAGGCGATCAACTGCAACTTCAGCGCGTTTTTAGCAATTTATTAATTAATGGGATTAATCATTCAGCGCGTGGGGGTCGGGTTGAGGTAATATTAGAATCGGAAGCTCATTTTCAGGTGGTGAAAATTTGGGATCAGGGTCTAGGAATAACCCCCGGAGAATTGCCGAATTTGTTTGAGCGATTTTATCAGGGAAATAGCGATCGCCAAGCTCAAGGTTCAGGATTAGGATTATACTTAACTCGACAAATTATTGAAGCTCATGGGGGTATAATTTGGGCAGAAAACAAAATTCCCAATGGAGCAATATTTTGTTTTCGTCTTCCGGCTCTAGCTCAGGGAGAAATTCAACTGTAAAATTTAAAATATTTTGAAAAAAGTTAGTAAAAATGCCATCAAAAGTCTTAAGAGTTTTATTAGTCGAAGATGATGAATTATTCCGTCTAGGACTGAATATTCGCTTGCAAAAAGAACCAGAAATTAAAATTATTGGGGAAGCTACTGATGGAGAAACAGCCGTTGAATTAACCAACCAATATTTACCAGATGTGGTATTATTAGATGTAGGATTGCCGGGAATTGGAGGAGTAGAAGCCTGTCGTCAAATCAAACAAAACCATCCTGAAATTCCGATTTTAGTCTTAACTTCTCATTCTCAAAAAAGCCTAATTGAACGATTAATTAAGGCGGGTGCATCAGGGTATTGTTTAAAAGGAATTGAACCTGATTTATTGATTTTAGCCTTACATTCCGTGGCGGCGGGAGCTTCTTGGTGGGATCAAACTGTAACCGCAGAAATTCGGACATTGTTTGATAATATCGAATCAGGAGAAACTCAAAATACAGCGATCGCTGATCATGATTTAACCCAAAGGGAACAGGAAATTTTAGCTTTAATTGCTGATGGGAAAACGAATCAAGAAATTGCCAATTTACTTCATATTACATCAGGAACAGTGAGAACTCATGTTCATGCTATTTTACAAAAGTTAGAGGTGCGCGATCGCACTCAAGCTGCAATTCTAGCGATTCAGAAAGGATTGATTTCTAAACCTTCATAATTCCTAATTTAAGTAGGATAAAAGTCAAGTTTTATGAGGTTTGATTCAGCTTGTTTTGCTCTTATTCCGATTGATCTAAACGGTTTTGCCATTCCGCATCAATTTGATCGGAATTTTGGATTTCCTGTTCTAATAAATCTGTTTCCGTTGTATAAGCTAAATTAGCTTCAGTGATCACCGTTTTTTTAGCAAACTGACGAGCATAATTGAGTTTTTTCTTTAAAATTGAATCTCCCTCGACTAAAATATTAGCTCTTTTTTCTCGCATTATATTGCGATTATCAATCTTTTGATTTTTCCATTGAATCCAAAAATATCTAATCATAGGAATCGTTAAAAATCCAATTCCATAAACTAATAAAATTGGATAAATGATATTAATAAATCCCAAAAAACCTGTTAAATATCCAGCAATTTCTGGAGTTTTTAATAAACTTCCTAACATTAATGCGCCAATTAAATTAACCGAACCCAAACCAATTGCCCCCAAAACTTGCCCAGAACTTGCTAAACTAAATCGCCAAGATCTTTCTTTTAAATAATCAGAAACAGGTTGAGGTTCTGATTTTTTGGCTGTGATTTGTAATTCAGGAAAATGATACACCAATTGCCCTTCTGGACTCACCTCCGGTTTGCCATCAAATCGAGTTAAAATCGGTAACATATAATCTTCATATTCTTGAGCGACTGAACTCCCAATTTCATCCAAATAAGGCGTGATTTGTTCAGCAATAATCGCTCCTTTCTGATTTTTAATGACTGTACCAATAGTTTGCCATCTGCGTTCTTCTAAATTATAATTGGGGTTGCCATCTCCAAAAATAAACGAAAAAACAGATTCCAAAAAATTCATCTGTTTCTTTTTATCGCTACTTTTAGCATTTTGGCGTTGATAATTATTATTATCGACCGTGGAAAACCACCGAAAATCAGGCATCAACCAAGCTATCCAAAACCAACCACCACTATTCCGATTTCCGCCTGAACTATCGTTATCCTGACTAGAATTAATTGCAATTAAAATAGCAATAATAGCAACAATAATCAGAAGAATCGATACAATCAAAATAATTCCAAAAGAAATCCGAATCAGGTAAAATAAAACTTTCCAGATTTTTTCCCACCCATCTTGTAATTTTAACCGCCAATATTTATTCCGCAAAATCGCCCGAAAATTTGAGGGAAACTCAAAGGCTATATCTCCCGACTGGGCGACTTGTAAATGACCTCCCGCTTCCGATGCGAGGGCTAAAAGTTCTCGTTGGGCGA
The sequence above is drawn from the Planktothrix serta PCC 8927 genome and encodes:
- the kdpB gene encoding potassium-transporting ATPase subunit KdpB, coding for MQTRLNKRQQKKQKKVNTKGLYQRAFRDAFSKLDPRYMIKNPVMFVVWLGTIITALLVLDPNLFGTIQGENNRFFNFLITVILLLTLLFANFAEAVAEGRGKAQADSLRSTKAETTARKLLPDGSVEEISSTSLKKGDQIKVIAGDMIPVDAVVIAGVASVDESAITGESAPVLKEPGSDIASSVTGGTRIISDELILRVTSEPGKGFLDRMIALVEGAERTKTPNEIALTVLLAVLTEVFLIVVATISPIANYVQTPVSIVILIALLVALIPTTIGGLLSAIGIAGMDRVAQFNVVATSGRAVEACGDINTLVLDKTGTITLGNRLAEEFIPVNGHSPKTVAEIALMASIFDETPEGKSIVRLAEKMGATVNFNRELAEGIEFSARTRMSGTNLPDKSEVRKGAVDAIKGFVRSRGGQLTDDLDIAYQRISRLGGTPLAVCKDNELYGIIYLKDIIKPGIRDRFDQLRRMGVRTVMLTGDNRITAEVIAQEAGVDDFIAEATPEDKIAVIQKEQSQGKLVAMTGDGTNDAPALAQANVGLAMNSGTQAAKEAANMVDLDSDPTKLIDLVTIGKQLLITRGALTTFSIANDIAKYFAIIPAMFSSVGIGSLNIMGLASSQSAILSALIYNALIIPALIPLALKGVKFRPVSANLLLRENILIYGLGGIIAPFIGIKMIDSIIAIIGLT
- the kdpA gene encoding potassium-transporting ATPase subunit KdpA — translated: MWHGFFQIALTLGLLVAIVPIFGTYIANVFLGEKTLLDPILNPLERLIYNFSGVRLQRDMTGWQYARAMLLINLVMGVFVYLIISLQGILPLNPMQLNAPSWDLTLHTTISFLTNTNQQHYSGENTFSHATQMLALGFLMFTSAATGLAVSIAFIRGITGRSLGNFYIDLIRSITRILLPISLIGAIILLALGVPETLAGSQIVTPLDGGTQAIARGPVAHFEIIKELGENGGGFFGVNSAHPYENPNGFSNLIETLVMVSIPASLIYTFGIFTQDKKQAWLLFGMVFLIYSSFIIITALGEFQGNPIVNNFLGQQAPNLEGKEIRFGWAETALWAVTTTGTMCGAVNGMHDSFMPNGGFSTLFNLFLQIVWGGQGTGTVYLFIFLILTVFLTGLMVGRTPEFLGRKIEKREIILASVILLVHPIVILIPGAITLAYPQLSGISNPGFHGISQVIYEYASAAANNGSGFEGLGDNTIWWNLSTSVVLLAGRYIPIVALLLLAESLLNKQPVPETPGTLKTNSLLFTSVTTGVILILGALTFLPVLALGPVAEAFQIASFK
- the kdpC gene encoding K(+)-transporting ATPase subunit C, producing MFRDLLTAIRTTLVLWVLTAILYPVLILIIGQSIFPFQANGSLIKNPQGEIIGSTLIGQNFTSNRYFLSRPSSVDYSPVKDGLATGISGGSNLAPSNPDLLKKVTERIDQLQSNNIIPTADLVYSSGSGLDPHISIQAAKAQIQRVANARSLNPNQVEILVNKNTEHRFLGIFGEPGVNVLKVNLDLDNLSNSL
- a CDS encoding CrcB family protein, with amino-acid sequence MTLNPSIINAVEKLGRRVTSGDVATQAGIDVNIAQRELLALASEAGGHLQVAQSGDIAFEFPSNFRAILRNKYWRLKLQDGWEKIWKVLFYLIRISFGIILIVSILLIIVAIIAILIAINSSQDNDSSGGNRNSGGWFWIAWLMPDFRWFSTVDNNNYQRQNAKSSDKKKQMNFLESVFSFIFGDGNPNYNLEERRWQTIGTVIKNQKGAIIAEQITPYLDEIGSSVAQEYEDYMLPILTRFDGKPEVSPEGQLVYHFPELQITAKKSEPQPVSDYLKERSWRFSLASSGQVLGAIGLGSVNLIGALMLGSLLKTPEIAGYLTGFLGFINIIYPILLVYGIGFLTIPMIRYFWIQWKNQKIDNRNIMREKRANILVEGDSILKKKLNYARQFAKKTVITEANLAYTTETDLLEQEIQNSDQIDAEWQNRLDQSE
- a CDS encoding response regulator; the protein is MPSKVLRVLLVEDDELFRLGLNIRLQKEPEIKIIGEATDGETAVELTNQYLPDVVLLDVGLPGIGGVEACRQIKQNHPEIPILVLTSHSQKSLIERLIKAGASGYCLKGIEPDLLILALHSVAAGASWWDQTVTAEIRTLFDNIESGETQNTAIADHDLTQREQEILALIADGKTNQEIANLLHITSGTVRTHVHAILQKLEVRDRTQAAILAIQKGLISKPS
- a CDS encoding potassium-transporting ATPase subunit F, which encodes MKTLDGFNSRLPREFKGIISLIQTQGKRNLFPLALFFLLSSNLIFAPVIYAATGEEITRKAAWAIGVLILVTIAIALYLLAVILQPERF
- a CDS encoding sensor histidine kinase, with the protein product MMLKNTLKIHWLILGFFVVVILLEYTTPADYVFGYLYTVPILLAHPRLNRMITLQVTVAACLLTLFNLVFPLPKIINSATVANRMIAVFALIVTGWLSDRTRRYEEAISQQQAQLQAHSKLASVREDFASTLTHDLKTPLLGAIETLKSFKNRQFGEINSTQEKILDMMLRSHQNSLQLVQTLLDVYRNDTEGLKLNLEPINLVNIAEEAIATLTDLATTRRIYLSLSYRNSNFRRFLWVKGDQLQLQRVFSNLLINGINHSARGGRVEVILESEAHFQVVKIWDQGLGITPGELPNLFERFYQGNSDRQAQGSGLGLYLTRQIIEAHGGIIWAENKIPNGAIFCFRLPALAQGEIQL
- a CDS encoding histidine kinase — encoded protein: MINSSEIETQKNSPESDYQTSSRNRGKHKIFIGMSPGVGKTYRMLEEGHQLKAEGIDVVIGLLETHGREETAEKAMGLELIPKKTVFHQEITLWEMDTDAILSRQPQLVLVDELAHTNVPGSIREKRYQDVEIILNHGIDVYSTVNIQHLESLNDLVAKITGVVVRERIPDRLLDEATQVVVIDVTPETLQERLREGKIYAPEKIEQALQNFFQRRHLVALRELALREVADNIEAAAETTEKALFCNVHERVLVCISTYQNSPQLLRRGLRLANAMKARLYGLYVENPERFLTKEESLLLETCQNLINAFGGEFLRVKSYNVSEAIAQVAQQYHITQVVLGHTRKSRWELFWKGSPVQQLLKYIKGVDIHIIDAEKTLNSSS